The following nucleotide sequence is from Gemmatimonadota bacterium.
ATGCGGGCGGGTGCGGCCTGCGCGCCGAGACCGGACGCGAGCAGGAGCGAGAAGGCTGCGGCGGACAGCACGGTCGGGACGGCGCGCATGGAGTGCTCCGAGGCCTGGGTCGCGGGGGAGCCGGATCGGCAAGGTCGGGGGCGGGACGCGGCCTCGCAAGCCGGACGGCGACCCATGCGGCGGAGCGGCGACCCCGTAAGCCGTTGGCGGTGCGCAGCTTCCGTCGGACCCAGCCGCCGACGGGTGACGCGCGAGCGCTTCCGGTCGTCCTCGGAATGACACCGCCCGCTCGTCGGGCGCCTCACACCCCGAAGACGGAGACGGAGCCATGTCCCCCCGCCCCCCCCTCTCGCGGATCGCGCTCCTCCTGGGCGCTCTGGCGTTCACCGCCTGCGACCGCACGCCTCTGGATCCCGGCCTGGACGCCTTCGACGCGCCGCCGGATGTAGCCCTGGACACCGAGCTGGTGCTGGCGACGGAGCCCGCGCTCGCGGAGGTGACGCTGGCGAGCGCCGAGGCGCAGCTGCGTCGGGTGCAGGGCGCGCAGGTCCGGGCCCGGCTGCGCGCGGCGCGTGAGCATTTCGAGCAGGCGCGCCGGCGCTGGAACGCCGGCAACGCGGACGATGCCCGCCGCGAAGGACGCCGGGCCCGGGAAGCCGTCGCCGACGCGCTGTTGCTCGGACTCGGCCGCGGCAGCGTCGAGGCGATGATCGACGACGTCGAGGCGCTCTTCCTCCAGGTGGCGGTGGAGGGCAGCGGCTACGACGACCCGCCCGCGCTCGCCGCGACGCTGGCGCCGTTGGTGAACCAGGCGCGCGCCGCGGTGGCACAGGGCGCCGACCGGGACGCCGGGGAGGCGATGGTGCGCGCGCGTCAGCACGTCCACCGCGCCGGACGGCGTGCGGACGGGATGGCGCGTCGCGCCCACGACCTCTTCGAGCGCACCGATCGCGCGCGGGTGCAGGTGGCGATGGGCAGCGAGGCCATCGCGCTCGCCGAGCGCCTGATCCCCACGCCGACCGACACGCAGACGCGGCTGCTGGACACCGCGCGGGAGCTGCAGCGCCTGGCGGAGGCCGCGCTGGGTCAGGGCGAGTGGGGCCGGGCGGCGACGTTGGCGCGCGAGGCCGAGGTGACCGCGCTGCGCGCGGTGCTGGACGTGGATGGCGTGGGGCACGACGAGGCGCAGCAGATCGCCGACCTCGCGGAGGCGCTCCTGGCGGAGGCGCGCAGCACGGTCGGAGCCGACGCGAGCGCGCTCGATCGCGCGCTCCTCGAGCTCGCCGGCCGCCTCTTCGCCGCGGGCACGGAGACGCTCGCGCAGGGGCAGCCTCGCGGCCTCGTGCTGCTGTGGAGCTCGGCCGCAGCCTCCTCCGTGCTGCTGCCCTGATCGGCGATCCGGGCAGCGTCGGCCGGTGCCGGGCCTCCGGGCCCGGCACCGCAGCCGTGCCGGCCCGAAGCTTGCCCGCAGCGCTCCCGATGAGCTCCGATCCGACCCTCCCGGACGACGCGCAGGTCGTACGCGCCGTGCTGCACGGCCGCAGCGAAGCGTATCGACTGCTCGTGCGCCGCCATCAGGACGCGCTGTTCCGCCACGCCGACCGCATGCTGGGGAGTGCGGACGAGGCGGCCGACGTGGTCCAGCGGGCGTTCGTGACCGGCTACCGGAAGCTCTCCGCGTGCGCGGAGCCGGCGAAGGTGGGAGGGTGGCTGTTCCGCATCTGCGCCAACCTCTGCAAGGACGAGCTGAAGAGCCGACGGCGGAGCGCACTCCCCCTGGAGGCTGCGGCGTCCGAGACCGCCGAGACGGCCAGCGCGTGGGAGCGCGCCGAGGCCACGGAGCTGCGCGCGCGCTTGAAGGAGGCGTTGAGGCAGCTCCCGCCGGACCAACGCGAGGCCTTCGTGCTCAAGCACGTCGAAGGGCTTTCGTACGACGAGATGGTCGACCGGATCGGAGCCACCGTTCCGGCGCTCAAGATGCGGGTGCTGCGCGCCCGCGAGGAGCTGCAGGGGATCCTGCGCGTATGCCGATGAACGACGACGTCGGAGCCTGGATGGACGGCGCGCTGCCGCGCGAGAAGCTGGACGCGGATGCGCGCGCCGAAGCGGACGCGTGGGAGCGCGCCCTGGACGAGCTGCGCGCGGAGGCGCGCCCGGCGCCCCCAGACCTGGAGGAGCGCATCATGGCCGACGTCGCGCGCGCGGCGCCGGTCCGGCCCCGCCCGTGGCTGCTGAGGCCGCGCGCGGTGCACGTCACGCCGCTGAGCGGGCTGCTGGTGGCTGCGGGCCTGGCGGCGCTGCTGCTGTGGCCGCGCACGGGGCCTGCCGTCGACCCGGTGGGCACCGGGATCCAGGACATCTACGTCCAGTTCACCCTCGAGGCGCCGGGCGCCCGCTCCGTCTCCATCGCGGGCGATTTCACCGGATGGCAGGACGTGCACGCCCTGACCGACACCGACGGGGACGGCGTGTGGACGGGACGGATCGCGCTCACGCCGGGCGTGCACCAGTACATGTTCGTGATCGACGGCTCGGATTGGGTCACGGATCCGCATGCCGAACGCTACACCGACGATGGATTCGGCAACCGCAACGCGGTGATCGCCGTCGACGCCGCCGGAGAGGTGATCGGCTGATGGAGCGCGCACCGATCCGGAACCGGGCTTCGGTCGGCGTTCCACGGCTTCGACCGCCTCCCGCGCGCGCGGGGAGGAGCGCGCGCTTGCTGGCTGCGATGGCTGCGTGCGCCGTCGCTGCGCCGCACGTGGCGCATGCCCAGGAGGCGCGGCTCGGCCTCGAAGCCGGGTGGGCGCGCCGATTCCCCCCTTCCGGCACCGACGCGGTGCAGGCCAGCTATGCGCTCGCCGGTCTGGCGGCCGACCTGCGCACCGCCTTCGGAAGCGGAGCCTGGGGATCGGTGGCGGGGGGGCGGGCGCTCGACGGCGGCGGGAGCGATTGGACCTCGGCCACCGTCGGGGGCGAGGGGTGGGTGCGGGTACGAGGCCCCCTGGACCTGGGCTTCGCGCTGGAGGGCTACGGGTTCCGCGTGGAAGAGCCGTACACCTATCGGGCGCTCGCGGCGCTCGTGCGCCCGCGTGTGCGCCTCCGCCTGGGTCCGGCGCATCTGCTCGGCCACGTCGAGGCGGGCGGCGGACACTCCGTGATCGAGGCGGACGTGAGCCAGGTGGAGCGGGTGACCCGAAACCGCCTGCAGCGCACGGGTGCCACGCCCCGGGTGCGCCGCGCCGAAACCGATCTCTGGCAGCGGAGCGCAGGGGCCGAGCTGCGCGTCCGCACCGGGGCGCTGGTGTGGGCGGCCGGGGCCGCCTGGTCCGGGACGCGGGCGGGGGAATGGCGCCGAGGGCATGCTTCGGTGGGCGGATCGATCGCGGGGACGCTCTGGCAGGCCTTCGCGTCCTCCTGGGCCGGCCCCGCCGGCGACGAGGTCACAGGCGGGCTCGTGCTCCATGTGCCCCTGAACGGCCGCTGGAGCGCCCGCGCCAGCGGGCTCCGCACGGACCCCGATCCTCTGGTGCGCACCACCGCCGCTTCGCAGGGCGGCCTCATGCTGCGCTGGGACGCCTTGACGTCCGGGACGCCCCCTGCCCCGCTCTATGCGCTCGGCGCGAGCACCGAGGGCGGGACGTCCGTCACGTTCCGGGTGCCGGCCGGGGCCGCCCGGACACTCGCGCTCGTGGGAGACTTCACGGACTGGAGCCCGGTGCCGATGGTGCGAGCGGGCGACGTCTGGTCCGCGGAGGTACGCGTGCGACCCGGCGTGTACCACTTCGGGTTCCTCGCGGACGGGGAGTGGTTTCTCCCTGCGGAGGGGGTGCCCGGACGCGTGTCCGACGAGTGGGGTCGCGAGAACGGGACGCTGGTGGTCCCCCGTGCGGATGCGGATCCCGTGGCTGGAGTGACCACGTCCCGCGCAGAAGGACCGTCTTCAACCGAGAAGGAGGCCCGCGCGTCGAGCGGGCCGGGAGAAGGAGCTCGATGAGACGCACGCACCGCCTGCTCGCCATGCTGCTGCTGGCAGGGCCGGCAACCACGCTCGCCGGTCAGGATGCGCAGACCCGCCTGGCGCAGGCGCTACCGCCCGAGGCCGTGACGCGCATCGAGGCGCTGGTCGAGCGCGCAACGCGCGCCGGCGCCCCCGCCGAGCCGCTCTACGACAAAGCGCTCGAAGGTGCGGCCAAGCGCGTTCCGACGGACCGGATCGTCGCCGCGCTGGAGGCCTATGCCGGTCGCCTGCAGGACGCGCGCACGTTGCTGGGCGTCGAGGCATCCGCGCCCGCGGTGGTGGCCGGCGCGGACGCGCTGCAGCGCGGCGTCTCCGCGGACGTGCTGCGCACCGTCGGTGGCGAAGCCGGTGAGCGCACCCCGGTGGCCCTGGTCGTCCTCGGGGACCTCACAGAAGCCGGCGTGCCGGCGGACGGCGCCCTGGATGCGGTGCGGCAGGCGCTGGACCGCGGGCAGGAGCCCGATGCGCTCCTGCAGGTGCCGGCCGCCGTGCGCAGGCTGCTCCGCGACGGCATCACGCCGGAGCGGGCGGCGCGCGATGTGACGCGACTCATGCGGGAGGGGGTGGCTCCGCAGCGGATCCGGGGACAGCGACCGGGCGGGTGAGGCGCTACTTCGCGTCGCTCGCGAACGCCCCGCCTCACCGCCCGTCCGCCACCTCCCCCGGCGCGCTCCCGCGCGACACCAGCGCATTGAACAGGAACTTGAACGTGCCGTGCGTCTGGGCCCGATGTTGCGTCCGGAAGCCGATCAGCACCACCTCGCCCTGGCCGTGCTCCACGGCCACCATGGCCGCCTTGCCCGCGATGACGTCCTCACCCCAGAGCTGACCGCTCTGCAGCACGTCCCGGTCCACGTAGGACACGATCCGCCGCACGTCGGCGCTGCCCGCGCCCGCCTCCGCCTCGTAGACCTGGCTGGCCCCGAAGAACACGACCTGGGTCTGCTCGGGCATCCCGAGCGCGAGCGGGTCCTCATTGCGCACGCGCACACGGAGTGTGGAGCCCGGTGCCCAGAAGT
It contains:
- a CDS encoding RNA polymerase sigma factor, with amino-acid sequence MSSDPTLPDDAQVVRAVLHGRSEAYRLLVRRHQDALFRHADRMLGSADEAADVVQRAFVTGYRKLSACAEPAKVGGWLFRICANLCKDELKSRRRSALPLEAAASETAETASAWERAEATELRARLKEALRQLPPDQREAFVLKHVEGLSYDEMVDRIGATVPALKMRVLRAREELQGILRVCR
- a CDS encoding glycogen-binding domain-containing protein is translated as MLAAMAACAVAAPHVAHAQEARLGLEAGWARRFPPSGTDAVQASYALAGLAADLRTAFGSGAWGSVAGGRALDGGGSDWTSATVGGEGWVRVRGPLDLGFALEGYGFRVEEPYTYRALAALVRPRVRLRLGPAHLLGHVEAGGGHSVIEADVSQVERVTRNRLQRTGATPRVRRAETDLWQRSAGAELRVRTGALVWAAGAAWSGTRAGEWRRGHASVGGSIAGTLWQAFASSWAGPAGDEVTGGLVLHVPLNGRWSARASGLRTDPDPLVRTTAASQGGLMLRWDALTSGTPPAPLYALGASTEGGTSVTFRVPAGAARTLALVGDFTDWSPVPMVRAGDVWSAEVRVRPGVYHFGFLADGEWFLPAEGVPGRVSDEWGRENGTLVVPRADADPVAGVTTSRAEGPSSTEKEARASSGPGEGAR
- a CDS encoding glycogen-binding domain-containing protein, which translates into the protein MNDDVGAWMDGALPREKLDADARAEADAWERALDELRAEARPAPPDLEERIMADVARAAPVRPRPWLLRPRAVHVTPLSGLLVAAGLAALLLWPRTGPAVDPVGTGIQDIYVQFTLEAPGARSVSIAGDFTGWQDVHALTDTDGDGVWTGRIALTPGVHQYMFVIDGSDWVTDPHAERYTDDGFGNRNAVIAVDAAGEVIG